One Kryptolebias marmoratus isolate JLee-2015 linkage group LG21, ASM164957v2, whole genome shotgun sequence DNA segment encodes these proteins:
- the otulina gene encoding OTU deubiquitinase with linear linkage specificity a, with translation MTSRPCLEAAAEAVSRYICGRSDAFRVDFFYYYYKLMMSWVKAVPSGGEDVFDENADELHLQSKEWMSNMKKRVMDGYVDGVGAGEEASLQVGFNLGFREGAAKTVAVGRLRGIISAVWCWFHIHHPEEPVPASVTDLLQRVTQHEDLIMDGIQRTLENPPLSVSDVSESMEDLEVERADPGCGGESCNEPDCCRSGQKMDVDGPRPPPNSLSESSGCSSGPHRGLELLLQRCTDIVSELGLPQELIAHIQELRNI, from the exons ATGACGTCACGTCCCTGTTtagaagctgctgctgaggcAGTTAGCCGCTACATCTGTGGACGTTCAGACGCGTTCagggttgattttttttattattattataaactcATGATGTCTTGGGTCAAAGCTGTGCCGTCCGGAGGTGAAGATGTGTTCGACGAGAACGCGGATGAGCTTCACTTACAAAGCAAAGAGTGGATGTCCAACATGAAGAAACGCGTCATG GACGGGTACGTGGACGGAGTTGGCGCCGGGGAGGAGGCCTCTCTGCAGGTGGGGTTCAACCTGGGCTTCAGAGAAGGAGCAGCAAAGACTGTGGCTGTGGGTCGACTCAGAGGAATCATCAG CGCTGTATGGTGCTGGTTCCATATCCACCATCCAGAAGAGCCCGTCCCAGCCTCGGTGACCGACCTCCTGCAGCGGGTAACGCAGCACGAAGACCTAATCATGGACGGCATCCAGCGGACTTTGGAGAACCCTCCTTTGAGCGTGAGCGACGTCTCGGAGAGCATGGAGGACCTGGAGGTGGAGCGGGCAGACCCAGGCTGCGGTGGGGAGAGCTGCAACGAGCCGGACTGCTGCAGGAGTGGACAGAAAATGGACGTGGATGGTCCTCGGCCGCCACCAAACAGTCTCTCAGAGTCCAGCGGCTGCTCCTCCGGCCCACACAGAGGTCTAGAATTGCTGCTGCAGCGCTGTACGGACATAGTGTCAGAGCTGGGACTGCCACAGGAGCTGATCGCTCACATACAGGAGCTGAGGAACATCTAA